Proteins found in one Mucilaginibacter gracilis genomic segment:
- the purS gene encoding phosphoribosylformylglycinamidine synthase subunit PurS, whose product MKFQAEIDVMPKKEILDPQGKAVTGSMKNLGLAEIQNVRIGKHISLEIDAATEEAANQKVDEACKNLLANLIMESYSFKLNKV is encoded by the coding sequence ATGAAATTTCAAGCAGAGATTGATGTAATGCCTAAAAAAGAAATACTTGACCCGCAGGGCAAAGCCGTAACCGGTAGTATGAAAAACTTAGGCCTTGCCGAGATACAAAATGTACGTATAGGAAAGCATATTTCGCTCGAAATAGACGCAGCTACAGAAGAAGCTGCCAACCAAAAAGTAGATGAGGCTTGCAAAAACCTTTTAGCTAACCTTATTATGGAAAGTTATAGCTTTAAGCTAAACAAGGTTTAA